In one Tachysurus fulvidraco isolate hzauxx_2018 chromosome 16, HZAU_PFXX_2.0, whole genome shotgun sequence genomic region, the following are encoded:
- the scrn2 gene encoding secernin-2 isoform X1, which produces MAGEFDGLAGRHLSVLLLRMAEPPQSCDCFVSLPPGSEYEQVIFGKNSDRPRDEVQEVVYFPAASHGPGATVECTYISIPQVEHTHAVVLSRPAWLWGAEMGANEHGVCIGNEAVWTREPVNPEEALLGMDLVRLALERGDSAWAALRVITELLEQHGQGGACREDPEHFSYQNTFLLADRQEAWVLETAGKLWAAQKITEGVKNISNQLTIGTEICVEHPELRSHAKSQGWWNGEDEFSFTAAFSPDNPPARMELAKQRYKGGTALLQEHDGSVTAEVMMSILRDKPTGICMDSAGFRTTGSMVSILPRNPSMPCVHFFTATPDPSRSVFKPFIFSERIHPVTMVMSPHYGSDDPVKSRPRFQRQVDRKHELYQAHQAAIEANPDDGASLQEIMRFLESQCLQEIEAMLRGEVEGQELGDLFFDCVDTEIKFYQ; this is translated from the exons ATGGCAGGTGAATTTGACGGTTTAGCAGGTCGTCATTTGTCTGTACTGTTGTTGAG GATGGCTGAACCACCCCAGTCATGTGACTGTTTTGTGTCTCTGCCACCCGGATCGGAATACGAACAAGTGATATTTGGTAAGAATTCGGATCGACCAAGAGACGAGGTACAGGAAGTGGTTTACTTCCCTGCTGCCTCCCATGGCCCCGGGGCCACAGTAGAG TGTACGTACATCTCGATCCCCCAAGTGgagcacacacatgcagtggTGCTGAGCAGACCGGCCTGGCTGTGGGGGGCTGAAATGGGAGCCAACGAACACGGCGTGTGTATAGGGAACGAAGCCGTGTGGACACGTGAACCTGTAAATCCAGAGGAAGCGCTGCTCGGCATGGACCTGGTTCg tttggcTCTTGAGCGTGGTGACAGTGCGTGGGCTGCTCTGCGTGTGATCACCGAGCTGCTGGAGCAGCATGGTCAGGGTGGAGCCTGTAGAGAGGATCCTGAACACTTCAGCTACCAAAATACCTTCCTGCTGGCTGACCGCCAAGAAGCCTGGGTCCTCGAGACGGCCGGGAAGCTTTGGGCTGCTCAGAAAATCACAG AGGGAGTGAAGAACATCTCCAACCAGCTGACGATAGGCACTGAGATCTGTGTGGAGCATCCGGAGTTGCGTAGTCACGCTAAGTCTCAGGGCTGGTGGAACGGAGAGGATGAGTTTAGCTTCACAGCGGCATTCAGTCCAGACAACCCGCCCGCTAGGATGGAACTGGCCAAGCAGCGTTATAAAGGAGGAACAGCACTGCTTCAGGAACATGATG gCTCTGTAACTGCTGAGGTGATGATGAGCATCCTGAGGGACAAGCCCACTGGCATCTGCATGGATTCAGCAGGTTTCCGCACCACAGGCAGCATGGTTTCTATCCTCCCACGAAATCCCAGCATGCCCTGTGTTCACTTCTTCACTGCCACTCCAGATCCCTCCAG GTCTGTTTTCAAGCCATTCATCTTCTCTGAGCGCATACACCCCGTTACTATGGTGATGTCTCCACATTATGGCTCAGATGATCCTGTGAAGTCTCGGCCTCGATTCCAGCGTCAGGTGGACAGGAAGCACGAGCTGTACCAAGCGCACCAGGCTGCTATAGAGGCAAATCCG GATGATGGAGCGTCTCTACAGGAGATTATGCGCTTCTTAGAGTCACAGTGTCTGCAGGAGATTGAAGCCATGCTCAGGGGTGAGGTGGAGGGTCAGGAGCTCGGTGATCTCTTCTTCGACTGTGTGGACACAGAGATAAAGTTCTACCAGTGA
- the scrn2 gene encoding secernin-2 isoform X2 — protein MAEPPQSCDCFVSLPPGSEYEQVIFGKNSDRPRDEVQEVVYFPAASHGPGATVECTYISIPQVEHTHAVVLSRPAWLWGAEMGANEHGVCIGNEAVWTREPVNPEEALLGMDLVRLALERGDSAWAALRVITELLEQHGQGGACREDPEHFSYQNTFLLADRQEAWVLETAGKLWAAQKITEGVKNISNQLTIGTEICVEHPELRSHAKSQGWWNGEDEFSFTAAFSPDNPPARMELAKQRYKGGTALLQEHDGSVTAEVMMSILRDKPTGICMDSAGFRTTGSMVSILPRNPSMPCVHFFTATPDPSRSVFKPFIFSERIHPVTMVMSPHYGSDDPVKSRPRFQRQVDRKHELYQAHQAAIEANPDDGASLQEIMRFLESQCLQEIEAMLRGEVEGQELGDLFFDCVDTEIKFYQ, from the exons ATGGCTGAACCACCCCAGTCATGTGACTGTTTTGTGTCTCTGCCACCCGGATCGGAATACGAACAAGTGATATTTGGTAAGAATTCGGATCGACCAAGAGACGAGGTACAGGAAGTGGTTTACTTCCCTGCTGCCTCCCATGGCCCCGGGGCCACAGTAGAG TGTACGTACATCTCGATCCCCCAAGTGgagcacacacatgcagtggTGCTGAGCAGACCGGCCTGGCTGTGGGGGGCTGAAATGGGAGCCAACGAACACGGCGTGTGTATAGGGAACGAAGCCGTGTGGACACGTGAACCTGTAAATCCAGAGGAAGCGCTGCTCGGCATGGACCTGGTTCg tttggcTCTTGAGCGTGGTGACAGTGCGTGGGCTGCTCTGCGTGTGATCACCGAGCTGCTGGAGCAGCATGGTCAGGGTGGAGCCTGTAGAGAGGATCCTGAACACTTCAGCTACCAAAATACCTTCCTGCTGGCTGACCGCCAAGAAGCCTGGGTCCTCGAGACGGCCGGGAAGCTTTGGGCTGCTCAGAAAATCACAG AGGGAGTGAAGAACATCTCCAACCAGCTGACGATAGGCACTGAGATCTGTGTGGAGCATCCGGAGTTGCGTAGTCACGCTAAGTCTCAGGGCTGGTGGAACGGAGAGGATGAGTTTAGCTTCACAGCGGCATTCAGTCCAGACAACCCGCCCGCTAGGATGGAACTGGCCAAGCAGCGTTATAAAGGAGGAACAGCACTGCTTCAGGAACATGATG gCTCTGTAACTGCTGAGGTGATGATGAGCATCCTGAGGGACAAGCCCACTGGCATCTGCATGGATTCAGCAGGTTTCCGCACCACAGGCAGCATGGTTTCTATCCTCCCACGAAATCCCAGCATGCCCTGTGTTCACTTCTTCACTGCCACTCCAGATCCCTCCAG GTCTGTTTTCAAGCCATTCATCTTCTCTGAGCGCATACACCCCGTTACTATGGTGATGTCTCCACATTATGGCTCAGATGATCCTGTGAAGTCTCGGCCTCGATTCCAGCGTCAGGTGGACAGGAAGCACGAGCTGTACCAAGCGCACCAGGCTGCTATAGAGGCAAATCCG GATGATGGAGCGTCTCTACAGGAGATTATGCGCTTCTTAGAGTCACAGTGTCTGCAGGAGATTGAAGCCATGCTCAGGGGTGAGGTGGAGGGTCAGGAGCTCGGTGATCTCTTCTTCGACTGTGTGGACACAGAGATAAAGTTCTACCAGTGA